ATCTTCAGCTGTTTTTTTTACAACTTCTTCCAATAAATGCATAAATCGCTCTAAGTCTTTGTGTGTATATGGCTTTGGTCCCTTACCATATTTTTCATTCTTGCGCATTTTTGCACTTAAAAAACGTTGGTTCAATAATCCGGTAATTTTTTCATCTGTATATTCATAACCTAAATGATGCAAAACAATCACCCGTTTCGCTAATGCCAAAGCAGCCAGTCCATAATCTTGTGTGATCAGGATATCTCCTGTTTTAATCAATTGTAAAATACGGTAATCAGCACTATCCACTCCTTTATCCACATAAACAAAAGAAATAAAATTTGGAAATTCCTTTGTTGAATAATGTGCAATGCTGGTTACAATAACAACAAATAATTGCTTTTTTATTGCCCAATCAATGACCGCTTTTTTTATAGGTGAACCGTCACCATCAATAAATACTTTCATTTCTGCTTATTTTTCCCTATCTTTCGTTGGAATACCAATTTGGATGTCTTTTTAAAAAACGTGAAATTTCATTAAATGCTATATTTTGTGTTACTTTGTAAAGTTCTGGATTTCTGATCTTGGTTTTTACTACACCCTGATAACGAGGACGTTGAATATGAATGGATAAGATAAAATCAAAACGTTCAGCGAAACTTTCTTTCGTTAAAAATTTAATTCGGTTTGTTTCCTCTAAAAATTGATTCATCGCTTCCATTGTTCCTTGGATAAAACCATCTAGGTGTGTGCCACCTTCAATTGGTAAATGACCATTAACAAAGCTTGCTGAAATACTCGCAGAACTATTTTTTGAAATGACAGCTTCCATTTCTAATTCATTATCTTTTACATGAAATGTTAATGGTCTTCCTTCTCTGGTGATTCGATGATCATTTTGATAAATATATTCGGTTAACCCATTTGTGTATTTGAAATGATTTTTTTGTTCTTTGCCATCTATTAATGCCATATCCAATCCACTATTTAACATAGCCAATTGTTGACAACGTTTAAATAAAACAAAATAAGAAATTCGTTGTGTATTAAAAATAGTAGGATCTGGTGAAAAAGCAATTTCAATTTTTTGTTGATCGCTATCAGAAGGAATAAATGCTTTTTTTACCAATCTACCTTGTTGATAAATATGTATCATGCGTCTTCCATCTTTTTCAACACTAAATCCCATTTGTTCAGATAAAGCCCGTAAAATAGGTAAAAAAGTATAAGTTGAAGAAAGCAACCCTTTTTCTTTGTTCAAAGCTAATCCTTTCTCACTAGCTAAAAAGAAATTAAACCGATCAGGAGCTAATTCAATTGACAGCTGACTTTTTGAAGCATCATTTGCAATAGCAAGTAAGCCATCCAATACTTGAAAAACTAAACTTTCTAGTCCTGCTTCACCGACTACACCAATAAATCTTCCTGGACATTTTTTTATATTTTCCTTTTGTGTTTCATTTTCTAACACTTCCCAGACCACTTCTTGGCTCATAGCGACTGCCTCCTTTAGAAATAATTTGCTCTCTTGTTATGATCTCTTTTTGTAAATGAAAAGCAATATAAAAATAATTTTTATTCTAATTCATTTTAATAGTAAAAAATATTTATTAAAATAATTTTATATTTTTTGAATAAAAATTAAAAAAGCTAGTTTTACCCTAAATTTCTGTATAGCTATTCATTTACAACAATTAACTTTAAGTATTATCTATATTACGAATAATGAATATACTTTTATCATAACTGAATATTATGAAATTTACCAAAATATTCACCTATATAGGAAGAAAAAATCATTTTTCTAGTTTTTCTTAATAAACACATTGTAAAAAATTTATAAAATAACTAAAAATTCATTAAATAAAAAAATCAGCAAAGAATTTAAAATTCTTTGCTGATTTTTCGCAGTATTTATCAAAAATAAATAGTCTGTCTATCTTCCACAAAATAAACAAACACAACATCCTACAATCCGGTAGGTGATGTTTCCATCTATGTCGCTGCAATCAACCAATCACAAGTCGTAAAAACGAAACAGCCTACAATAAGCGCTATCTGATTGCGTCAACTCGTCGCATAGATGCATTCTATCATAAATAAAAAAGAGTTACAAATGTTTTTTGCCTATTCAATAATTTTATTAAAAATAAAAAAGCAATTTATTGACCAATTATAGAATATATTCAATAAAAATTATAAATTATCTAACATTTCATCTATTATTTATTTAAAATACTATCTACCTTTGTACGAATGAGATCAATTGCTACATGGTTTTCTCCACCTTCAGGAACAATAATATCTGCATAGCGTTTTGTAGGTTCAATAAATTGATGGTACATTGGCTTTACTACTGTAGAATATTGTTCAATTACAGAATCGAGCGTTCTACCGCGTTCTTTTATATCTCTTTTTATTCGACGAATAACCCGAATATCATCATCAGTATCTACATAAATTTTAATTGTCATCAAATCTCTCAATCGTTGATCATCTAATATTAAAATACCCTCTAAAATAATGACATCTTTTGGTTCTTGGACAATCGTTTCTGAACTACGTGTATGTTTCACATAATCATAAATAGGTTTCTCAATTGTTTGATAAGCAAGTAGATTCTTTAAATGATCAATTAAAAGATCTGTATCAAAAGCAAAAGGATGATCATAATTTGTTTTAAGCCGCTCATTAAAACTTAGATGACTTTGATCCTTATAGTAGGAATCTTGTTCTAACATCATAATGGAATGGTTAGGAAAGTGTTCAAAAATTGCACGACTAACACTTGTTTTTCCACTACCAGAACCACCAGTTACTCCGATTACGATTGGTTGATTGTTTTCCATAATATATTCTTCCTTCTTTGATTGTTTTTTTTCATAATAAATTAAAAATAGTAATAGAGAACATAAATAAAAGAAAATCGACACATCAAATATTTAGTCAATAAAATTGACTCTTCGAGCTGGCCGTTTTTCTATATTTTTTTATTTCCTTTTGGTAAAATTAAGAAATAAAGAGGAGGTCATTGCATGGTAATTGAAGAAATTTTACCAAAAAATTTAACCGATGAACATTATGAATTACTTTTACAAGCAGATCCTTCTAGAGAAATGATTAACTCCTATATCGATCGTTCTCATTGTTTTGAAATTCTATCACCAAAATTAATAGCTATCATTGTTTTATTGCCTACACATCCTAAAACATTAGAAATTGTCAATATTTCTGTTATTCATTCCGAACAGGGAAAAGGTATCGGACGGTATCTATTACAGTTTGCTCAAAAATTTGCTCAAACTAATAATTTTGATTGTTTAGAAATAGGTACAGGAAGTACTAGTTTCAAACAATTATATCTTTATCAATCGTATGGTTTTCGTATCTGCGATATCTATCATAATTTCTTTCCCTATCATTATAAAGAAGAAATCATTGAAAATAAACTTCATTTACAAGATATGTTACGTTTGCGTTTGATATTAAAATAATATTCTACCTTGTTATTACTACCAATTGAAGTCAAAAGAAGTCAGCCATTATTTTTTATACCAACACATTTATATTGTTACCTAAGTAATACTTGTTGCCTTTAATGGATCCTTCATTAAGATTGGTAGTGATTCTTCTAAATTGTAGATTGTATAATCTGGTTTAATACTCGTTGTATTGGTTATTTTTTGTGCATTCAACCAGACTGTTTCAATATTTGCCTGTTTACCACCTAGAATATCTGCAGTTAGTGAATCACCAATAAGTAAGGTATTTTTCTTATTTAAATTTGATATTTGACTAAAAACATAATTAAAATACTCAATCATTGGTTTTTGATAGCCGATTTCTTCAGAAATAAAAATATCTTTAAACAAATGATCAAGTTGTGCTGCTTTTAATCGTTTGTATTGGGTAGTAGCTCCTCCGTTTGTAACGACATAAAGATCATAATCATGAACCAACTTTTCTAGCACTGCTTTACTGTTCCCCAATAATTCATGTCTTTGATCAAGATAATGATGATATTTTTCTTCCATTTGATCTCCATCAACAATCTGTCCTAACTGCTTAAAGAATCGATAAAATCGTTGATCTTCTATTTCATGTTTTGTAATCTCTCCTTGTTCAAATGCCTGCCATAATTTTCGATTAATTCGTTGATAGGTCGCTAAATGCTCCCCGGTTAATTCAATATCCATCTCAGCTAAAAGTGCCTGTAAGGCATGTTTTTCTGCTGAGTAAAAATCTAATAAAGTATTATCAATATCAAATAATAATGTTTTATAACTCATATTGCTCCTCCCTTACCATTCATCTTTCTTTGTCTTTGTGATTAATTTAGCGAATTGCTTCTACTTACTATGTAGTAAAGGATATATAAATCTGGCATGAATAAAAATGTTTAAAGAACAATGTACCTTGATAAACAAAGTAACCTATTATCTTGTTTAATAGCTATATTTTAATTAAATGATACAAATAAAACAACTAATTTAGCAATTTTTTATCTTATTCTGTCTGACTTTTTATTACTTGCAATAAAGACATATTGCTTGACTTATCTAATTAACAACGATATGGTTAGTAAGTAATAACTGAATACGGTTTCTCAATGACAGCGTAATGACCTGGGAGAGAATTATAACTATTAAAAATCCCTGAATAATTATGCCTAATTATTCAGGGATTTTTTATTCTCATAATGGATCTGAATCTTTCAATAGAAATATTTATTATTCTTTATTGATATCAATTACGTAGGTAGATGTATTCATATTTTCGTATCAAATTTAAGGGAGGAATTTAATTATGTCAGTATCATTAGCAGTAAAAGAAAGAGCTGTTCGTCCACGTTCAATTAGAAATCAGTTGCGCCGAAAAGGAAAAGTTCCCGCTATCGTTTATGGTCATGAAATTAAAAGTATTCCTATCTTCTTTGATGAAAAAGAATTATTGTACATTTTACATAACAATGGATCAAATGTTGTCATAACAATGACTATTAATAATAAAAAAATCAATACTTTATTAACAAATACACAATTAGATACATTTAACAAACAAATGAGACACGCAGAATTCTTGTCTGTTAATATGAATGAAGCAACTGAAGTGGAAACAGATGTTGTTCTAACAGGTGAGGCAAGTGGCGTAAAAGCTGGGGGAATTTTGACACAAAATTTGTATACTATTTTGGTTTCTACAACACCAGAACAACTGCCAGAAAATATTGAAGTTGATATTAGCAATTTAGGCATTGGTGAAGCAATTACAGTAGGTGATCTTCCTAAGAATCCTACCTATGAACTTGTTACTTCACCTGATGAGCAGATTGCTTCTGTAGCCGAAGCAACAACAGCTCCACTTGGAGAGGAAACAATTGAAAATACAAACGAATTAGACAATACTTCAGAAACAACTGAAACTGAGACAAAATAGAAGAAACACTACTTACTTAAAAAATTTGGACGTGAGAATTTTCTTGTCTCACGTCCTTTCGCATATACTTATTAAAAATTAGAATTAACGTATTATTATTTATAAAATTTATTAGTTTTTTTCAAAAATTTAGTTAATAAATATTCCCATTTTTTTTAAATAAGATATACTATAGATAATCAAAGGAGGTTGAGTATCATGTTTGAAAGTTTTGATAGTGAACGCAGCCGTTATGCCTCTTTAGGTGTAGTCGTTAGTCTACCAGAAAAATTAATTGACAGCATTTGGCTGATCATTGATTTGAATTTAAAAGGTGTCGTTCCTCTAACCAATATTTTATATTTTGACTTAATAAACAATAATGGGAAAGTAACTATTCATTTTTCTCAAGAGATGAGTGATGTGGAAATGTCGATTGATTTAACCTTTCCTTACCTGGAAGAATATCCAGCACAGGTTTTTGCATTTGATGATGGGAACAAGGAAACGATTATTTTACCAATGGAAATGTTGGAAAATTCTTAATAAATTAGTTTACACAAACATTACATTTACGAAATAAAATGGGTTAATTTAATTATATTAACAGCCAGTTTTCTAACTTTTTATTCAGATTATTTAAATGAAGCAGTTGTCTTTTTATAAATGCAATATACGTCTAAAAAGCAAATTATTTTTATTTTACTGATTAGGTAGAGGATACTTTTTTAGCGTTTAGTTTATTGCTATTCTTTCGTTTCTATAGGCATAATAAAAAGAAACTAGGAAATCAAACACTCCTAGTTTCTTTGCTATACTTATTCTTATTCATGTATTATTATGAAACCACCTTGATAATAATTGAGTAGATTACTACACAGATTAACGCACCAATGAAGGCAGAAATGATAGGAAACCCACCAATGACCATTCCCATATTTCCTAACAATTTTGTTCCAACCCAACTACCTAAAAAGCCAACAATAATATTTCCAATAATGCCACCGGGTACATCTCTGCCAACAATTGCACCAGCAATTGCACCCAGAATGCCGCCAACAATTAACGACCATATAAAACTTAACATTTTTTTACCTGCCTTTCAATTTAATTATTGAAGGTTTCTTTGTTCATTTTGATTATCTTCTTTTTTATTATCTGTTTTATTATCCTTTGGTTTTTTGTTTTGATATTGTTCCTCATATTGTTGTTTTGACATTACATCGTCTACATTCATGTTAAACTCTACCAATTCTAATCCAGTCATATTTTTAACAGAATCAGCTACCTTTTTGGTTGCTTCATCAAATACCTCGGCAATATTTTTTCCATATTCACCAATTATATCAAGATCAATTGCTACTTGTTTACTGCCAACTTCTGCATTAACACCTTTTGTTGGATTATTATTATTTGTAAACTTATCTGTTAAGTTAGTAATGGCATTTCCACTTAATCCTAAAATACCAGGAATACTTGAAACAGCAATACCTGCAATTTTTTTCAATACTTGATCATCAAAGGTTAACTTTTTTTTAACGTCATTAGTTTTATTTGCTCCATCATTACTATTTGTATGTGTTTTATTATCCATCTTTATCAACCTTCCTTATAATTAATAATTTTATTTATTTTATCTTTCAAAAAAAGCCTGAATAGAGGCTAATATTGAAAAGAATGAACGGTTTCCATCCCACATGGTACCGATAATGTAACCAATAGTTGTTAATACTACAATTAAAATGGTTTTCCAAAAACCAATAAACATAAAAAGAACAGCAATCAGTAAAAATAGAAATGTAAAAATTAATTGATTACGATACGGATACTTTTGTTTATTTTTCATTTTTGCCTCCTCTATTCCACTCTCGGTTGTTTCTTCCAGGTACTTAGAATAGGTTGCTTTTCATAAGTCATTTTGACTGTAACTTTATGAGTTTCTATATTCGCAGTTTGTTCAAATGCTTGCACGATTCGATCTTGTATTTCCATCGCTTTTGTTAAAAATTGTTGTTTTTTTTCTTCATGAATCGTTGCTTGCACGTATGCCTTTTGATGTTTATCTAAATGAACGCTTGTTTGTATATCATTTGCTGGTACAATTTCACTTGCTGCCGAGGTGGCAACGGATTCCAATGTGTGTAATGGAAAGATAACACTCCCAGTTTCTTTATAAATAATTACCTGCTTCCTTGAAACCGGACGAAATAAAACCATCAATAAAGAAATCAATAAAAGTACTGCTGAAATAGCAATAACTATTTGATAAAATAGCGTAAACCAACTCAAATGATTAGATAAATTTTGATAAAAGAGAGTAAGCGTGTTTACGTACTCTAATTGTGAAAATAATCCAATAATGCCAAAGATACCAATAGCTAATAACAGTACACCAAGTATTTTTAACCCTCTCATGTTCTCCTCCTTTAAACTTATTTATTCTTTAATGATTTCTCTTTCTATAAATCATGTTAAATGGTTTAAGAAACAAATTCAAAAGATACGCTTTTTTTTAGACTATTTTCTTACAAATAATTTAATAATTTTATCTTAATGAATCCATTTAGGACAATTTAATAGCTAGTTTAAAATGAAGAAAAATTCTATTTGTAATGATTTTCATGTTCTTTTAGGAGAATTTAAATAAAAGCGAACTTGGTATTTTCTCTTTCCATATTATTTTAAGTTGACAGATAAAAATTTGAATGATAAAGTAAAAAAATATAAATTAAGGCAATTATGTTGGCTGCATAGATAACTAAAATTATTGATATTTATGCAAAGTTATTCGATTACTAAGAATATATATTTAGTAGTTGCGATTCATTCAATGACAAAAAATTCCATAGAACAATTTAATTGATAAATAACTTTTTAAATAGAGCTACCTACATACTATCCAAAATACTTATAACGCAGACAAGTAATCTTTCTTTTTCGAAATAACAGAGACTTTTTCATTGCTGAAAGAAAAGGCAAAAAGATGGAATGAAACACAACTGCTAGGTCATTTTCTGAACAAAAATTAGTGATTAGGAAAATGCGGAAGCTACCGTTAACCAGCACAGTTATTAACAACTGACAGAGACTAATTTTGTGAAGAATTGGTGAACTGAGGTGGAACCACGAATTTTCGTCCTCTTAGCTTTTTAGCTAGGGGACTTTTTTATTTATTTTAATCAACTATCTTAAATGAATTGGAGAAACGCATGATACACTATAGTTTGGAAATTTTACCTGCCTTATTATCCGGCTTAAAAACAACAATGGGTATATTTATCTTTACCATCATAGGTGCTGTCCCACTAGGTATATTAATTGCCTTTATTACACAACTGCCAATGGAACCATTAAAATTTTTCATTGAATTATATACCTGGCTACTTAGAGGCACTCCCTTATTACTTCAATTAATTTTTGTGTTTTATGGATTGCCATTAATTGGAGTCGTTTTTCAACGTTATGACGCTGTTTTATTCGCGTTTATTTTAAATTATTCTGCCTATTTTGCGGAAATTTTTCGTGGTGGCATTCAATCTATTCCGAAAGAACAAGTTGAAGCAGCGAAGATGTTAAAACTGACAAAAATACAAACGATTATCCATCTTATTTTTCCCCAGGTAACAAAAATTGTTTTACCCTCTGTTGGTAATGAAGTCATTAATCTGATTAAAGATACTTCACTAATCTATATTCTAGGCTTAGGGGATTTACTAAGAAACGGCCAGGTAGCAATGAGTCGGGATGTTACATTAATTCCTCTAATACTTGTTGGCTTTATCTATCTATTAATGACAGCCATTTTGACAGCCATTATAAAGAGATTAGAAAAACATTATGAGTATTATAAGTAGGGAGAGTTGGAAAATGCTAATTATTAATGGCTTATCAAAAAAATTTAACAATACACAAATTATTGATCAATTCAATTTAAAAATTAAGGAAGGAGAAATTACAACAATTATTGGCCCATCTGGAGGGGGAAAAACTACCTTATTACGTTGTATTGCAGGTTTAGAAACAATTGATTTAGGAGAATTTTTACTTGATGGTATTCCTTTTGATCCAGTCAAAACAGCTAAAAATGAACAAATTATTGGCATTGTTTTTCAGGATTTTCGGCTTTTTCCCCACTTATCTGTTTTAGAAAATATTACCCTTGCTCCTCAATTGTCCTTAAAACAAACCAAAAAAATAAGTGAACAACATGCAAAAGAGCTATTGGAAAAATTAGGATTGGTTGGAAAGGAAAATCTTTATCCTTATCAACTTTCTGGCGGTCAAAAACAACGTGTCGCTTTGGCAAGAGCATTAGCCATGAAGCCCAAGATTCTAGGTTACGATGAACCAACTAGTGCTCTAGACATTCATTTACGACAGCAAATTGAAGCCATTATTCTTGATTTAAAAAAACAAGGCATGACCCAAATTGTTGTGACACATGATAGGACATTTGCCAAAAATATTTCAGATACATTGATTACTGTTCATCCTATACAGTAAATATAAAAGGAGAGTATCGTAAAATGAATCAAGAAAAAATTAAGCAATGTTGCTACATTTGTTGCCTCTTTTTATTTCTCCTAGTATGCTTTGTGGGTTGCTCAAAAAAACAAGTTGAAAAAGATCAATGGTTTAATATTAAACAGAAAAAACAAGTAACGATTGGTCTTGATGATTCATTTGTTCCGATGGGATTTCAAAATAAAGCTGGAAAAATTGTCGGTTATGATATTGATTTAGCTACTGCCGTCTTTCAACTTTATGGTATGAAAGTAAATTTTCAACCCATTGATTGGTCAATGAAAGAAAATGAACTCCAAAACCAAACCATCGACCTTATTTGGAATGGTTATACCAAAAATGCAGAGCGAGAGAAAAAAGTTGCTTTTAGTGATAGCTATATGAATAATTCTCAAGTGATTGTGACATTAAAACAAAAAAATCCAATATACCTCACAATTAAAAAATCGAGTATTAGGTATCCAAAATTGTTCCTCTGGTTATATGAATTTTGAAAATCATCCAACTTCTTTAAAAAATTATATTAAAAATCAGACACCTATCCTTTATGATGGATTTAATGAAGCATTTCTTGATTTAGAATCTAGCCAAATTGATGGTTTGCTCATTGATAAAATTTATGCAAATTATTATTTAGCTCATTTGAAAAAGAAAACTAATTTTTATGTTTTCCCTGCAAACTTTGAAAGTGAAGCTTTTACAGTTGGAATTAGAAAAAATGATTTTTTACTAAAAGAAAAAATAAATTCAGGATTCAAACAATTAAGAAAAAATGGAAAGATGGAAATAATTTATAAAAAATGGTTTGCTACTACTCATCATGATAAAAAATAAGCATTTAGCAGTTGGTTATCTGATAAAATCATTCAGGGAATAATTAAAGAAATCTGAAATAATAAGGAGACAGACACTAATAAAATGTCTGTCTCCTTATTTCTAGTTTATGGCTCATCACATCTATTCATTCATACACATTTATAAAATGATTATTTTTAAAATCAACCATTTTATCTATTCTACTTAATTCTACCCATATTTAATAATCTTTAAAATCAACTAGTCAGAAATCTATATTGTTTTGCAATGAATAGCAATAGATGAAGCATTATCAATTATTTTCTCAATGTATTATTTGTTTTTGTTTCATAAAATGAAACTAGATCTATTTTGCAACAATGTTTACTAATTTGTCTGGAATTACAATGACTTTATGAATATTTTTTCCTTCCAGAATTCGTTGAATACTTTCAATGGTTAATGCTTTTTGTTCCAATTCTTCTTTTCCTAATCCTTTAGGCAGTGTCATCTTACCACGTACTTTACCATTTACTTGGAAAATAATTTCTGTCTCTTCTTCAACCAAGACACTTTCATCATACTCTGGCCAAGGTGCATAGGAAATACTATCTGTTTTGCCAAGAATTTCCCATAATTCTTCTCCTAGATGAGGGACAATTGGTGCTAGCAACTGAACGAAGCCTAAAGCATAATTGTAAGGCAATTCAGCTATTTTATTTGCTTCATTGACAAAAATCATTAATTGTGAAATAGCTGTATTAAAATGCATAGCTTCTAGATCTTCTGTTACTTTTTTAACGGTTTGATTATATAACTTTGTTAGCTGTCCATCATTTGTTTTAATAATCCGGGCATTCATTGTACCAGTTTCACTTACAAGTAATCGCCATACCCGGTCTAAAAATTTCCGACTGCCTTCTAAACCATTTTCACTCCAAGCAATAGAAGCATCTAAAGGTCCCATAAACATTTCATATAGCCTTAAAGTATCTGCTCCATATTTTTCGATAACATCATCCGGATTTACAACATTACCACGAGACTTGGACATTTTTTCATTGTTTTTGCCTAAAATCATACCTTGGTTATAAAGTTTCTGGAAAGGCTCTTTTGTAGGAACAACACCAAGATCATACAGGAACTTATGCCAAAAACGGGCATATAATAAATGAAGAACTGCATGTTCTGCTCCACCTATATAAATATCGACAGGCAGCCAACGTTCCAATGCTTCATAACTAGCAATTTTCTCCTTATTATAGGGATCGATAAATCGCAAATAATACCAAGAACTACCAGCCCATTGAGGCATTGTATTAGTTTCTCTTTTTCCTTTTTTACCTGTCTTTGGATCAATAACATTAATCCAATCTTCAATATTGGCTAATGGAGACTCTCCTGTTCCACTTGGATGAATATCTGTTACTTTTGGTAGGCATAGAGGCAATTCAGATTCAGGAACTACACTTGTTGTTCCATCTTCCCAATGAATAATGGGAATTGGTTCCCCCCAATAACGCTGACGAGAAAAAAGCCAATCTCGCAAACGATAACTTACTTTCTTTTCACCCACCTTATGTTCTTCTAACCAACCAATCATAGTTGAAATAGCAGTTTCTTTATCCAAACCATCTAAAAATCCTGAATTGATATGTCTACCATTACCTGTATAGGCTTCTTCTTCGACATTACCACCATCAATTACCGGTAAGATTTCCAAATTAAAAGTTTTGGCAAAGGCATAATCTCGTTCATCGTGAGCAGGCACTGCCATAATTGCGCCAGTTCCATAAGAAGAAAGCACATAATCAGAAATCCAAATAGGAATTTTTTTATTATTTACTGGATTAATCGCATAAGCTCCTGTAAATACTCCTGTTTTCTCTTTTGCTAATTCTGTACGCATTAAGTCAGATTTTTTAGCAGCTTCAGCCACATATTTCTCTACCATTTTTTGTTGTTTAGGTATTGTAATTTCTTTTACTAACTTATGTTCAGGAGCCAAAACAGTATAGGTAGCTCCAAAAAGTGTATCTGCACGTGTTGTAAATACTGTAAAAGCTTGTTCTATTCCAGCTACCTGAAATGTTATATTCGCTCCCTCTGAGCGACCAATCCAGTTTCTTTGCATATCTTTAATATTTTCTGGCCAATCAACTAGGTCTAAATCCTTCAGTAATCGGTCTGCATAAGCAGTAATTTTTAACATCCATTGCCGCATTGGTTTACGAATAACATCATAGCCGCCACGTTCACTTTTCCCATCAATTACTTCTTCGTTTGAAATCACTGTTCCCAACTCAGGTACCCAATTAACAGCTACTTCTGCTTCATAGGCTAATCCTTTTTCGTATAACTTTGTAAAAATCCATTGTGTCCATTTATAATAATCAGGATTTGTGGTACTAATTTCGCGATTCCAATCATAGCTAAATCCTAATGAATTGATTTGTCGCTTAAATGTTTCAATATTTTCTTTTGTAAATACTTCTGGATCATTTTCTGTATCTAATGCATATTGTTCAGCAGGTAGTCCAAAAGCATCCCAGCCCATCGGATGAAGAACATTGTATCCCTGACTACGTTTCATTCTTGA
The genomic region above belongs to Melissococcus plutonius ATCC 35311 and contains:
- a CDS encoding amino acid ABC transporter ATP-binding protein; protein product: MLIINGLSKKFNNTQIIDQFNLKIKEGEITTIIGPSGGGKTTLLRCIAGLETIDLGEFLLDGIPFDPVKTAKNEQIIGIVFQDFRLFPHLSVLENITLAPQLSLKQTKKISEQHAKELLEKLGLVGKENLYPYQLSGGQKQRVALARALAMKPKILGYDEPTSALDIHLRQQIEAIILDLKKQGMTQIVVTHDRTFAKNISDTLITVHPIQ
- the leuS gene encoding leucine--tRNA ligase; the protein is MGYDHKKIEKKWQNYWAMNNTFITKEEPDREKFYALDMFPYPSGKGLHVGHPEGYTATDILSRMKRSQGYNVLHPMGWDAFGLPAEQYALDTENDPEVFTKENIETFKRQINSLGFSYDWNREISTTNPDYYKWTQWIFTKLYEKGLAYEAEVAVNWVPELGTVISNEEVIDGKSERGGYDVIRKPMRQWMLKITAYADRLLKDLDLVDWPENIKDMQRNWIGRSEGANITFQVAGIEQAFTVFTTRADTLFGATYTVLAPEHKLVKEITIPKQQKMVEKYVAEAAKKSDLMRTELAKEKTGVFTGAYAINPVNNKKIPIWISDYVLSSYGTGAIMAVPAHDERDYAFAKTFNLEILPVIDGGNVEEEAYTGNGRHINSGFLDGLDKETAISTMIGWLEEHKVGEKKVSYRLRDWLFSRQRYWGEPIPIIHWEDGTTSVVPESELPLCLPKVTDIHPSGTGESPLANIEDWINVIDPKTGKKGKRETNTMPQWAGSSWYYLRFIDPYNKEKIASYEALERWLPVDIYIGGAEHAVLHLLYARFWHKFLYDLGVVPTKEPFQKLYNQGMILGKNNEKMSKSRGNVVNPDDVIEKYGADTLRLYEMFMGPLDASIAWSENGLEGSRKFLDRVWRLLVSETGTMNARIIKTNDGQLTKLYNQTVKKVTEDLEAMHFNTAISQLMIFVNEANKIAELPYNYALGFVQLLAPIVPHLGEELWEILGKTDSISYAPWPEYDESVLVEEETEIIFQVNGKVRGKMTLPKGLGKEELEQKALTIESIQRILEGKNIHKVIVIPDKLVNIVAK